The sequence below is a genomic window from Dyadobacter chenwenxiniae.
TTAGTTACTAGCATCGAATCGTTCACCACTGGAGTAAATACTTTGAAAGTCTCTTGCCTTTAATAGTTTCAAAATATAAATCAAAGTCAAATGGCGACCGTTCAATCATAACGCATCAAAAAATACTGGCTTACAGAGATAATTACAAAATGGCACGACCTATATACGTTGCTCCGATTTAAAATGCAGATGTAGAGATATTTACAATATATAAAACCCTAACGGTTTGATTTTATAAGTCTGATAATCAGCGAGATAAAATAGAAATATTAATTATTTGTGGATTGATTTTTACGCTTGTAGTGTTACTTTTGAAAAATACTTCCTTTATGAAAGAAGTATACAACACACACTATTAGAGAAAATGAATTATTAAACTCTAATTGTGATGAAAACAGCACATTCAACAAAAATACCAAGCACGGCGCCTGTCGGTGCGGTCAAAGTTGTTGCAAAAGGTTCGCTATTAAGCCGAATGCTTGAAACAAAGAAAGCTGTTAAAGCATATCTTAATGGTGAACTTACCCTTTCAGACCTAGAATCCAAAGGAATAGAGCTTGTCTGAACTTTACCAATACACCTTTGATCCTGCCCGAAAAACTTACAGTTTCATTACCAGAAGTGAAATAAAGGTAACTGTTGCAATTTCACGTGATCGCCGTTGGTTTTCCGACAATACCGAGATCAAGGAAGTATACAGTTTTGATATAGTTACCGATAAGCCCTCACTCTCGATAGATATTAAGATCCGGAATACTATTATTAAGATTTTATCTGATCGTCTAGCCGATGTAAGCGCTGTTATCGTTTATTTCTGTGATCCTTTTGATGGTAAAGGAGCTAAACGAAGCCTAAAATTTGACAGGTGGTTCTCTTGCTTAGAAAACAAATCAATTGAAAAGCACAATAGGCAGGTTTTTGCAATAGACGAAGAAATTGACGAAGAGGGCAATACAGAAAAAGTGGAAACACTACTGTATACATCAATGCTACTTCATAACGAAAACCCACTGTATAAGACACTTATCCGCGTGTTTTATTCAGGAGATGACAATGTTACCGACAAACTTTGAAATAAATTAGGGGCCATAAGCCTCTTTTTTATGCACTATTAACTAAACCGTTATTAGTTAAAAGCAATCAGCAATAGGAGTTAAAAAAACTTGTTATTCTCTCTGTGCTGTTTCGTCTAACTCTGATACTTCTGCAAACCCCTCGGTAATTAAGCCCTGTAAACACATGTTCGGGTTTATGTGGTGAGAATACCCGTAGTATTCTACCGTCACGGACTTTTCGAAGTTTTCTTTTTTTACCTCGTCAATACCGATCGGTATAGGCTTAAATTCAAAATCGGTTTCCTCTGCCCATATTTCTGCTTGCAGATCCATGATCTCTTTTGATCGGCTGTCTGCCAGGTATATGGATGAAATCGCTTGCTGATCTGCACTGGGGTTATCTTTTACAACTTGCTGATACAATTCATTGCGCTTTGTATTGATGCCCCTCAGCGCTTCTCCCGCTTCTCTTTCTATGGTTTTCTTAGCCATCACACCCAACCTCGTAAGCCTGGTGTCTGTTGCGAAACTGAATGCGTTCTGAGCCACGAGCGCTTCGCACTCTGCTTTTAATGTCCTTAGTCTGTCCAGTTTAATTTTCATGTTATTTTCGATTTTAGTTGTTATGCAATCTTTTCTTCAATTCCGACCCAAAACCCAGCCGCATAGTGGAGCTTCAATCCTGAATCAGACCCCGAAACGGTATCCGTTTGAAAGACAATCATTACTCTTCCCGGATCCCCTAATGCAAGTCTTGCCGCTCGCGTCATTCTCTGAGGAGTTAGGCCGCCGCTAAGCCTCAACCCAGTAAGTATTTCCACGTCACCAGTACCTTCATCGTAAATTCTACTATCAAGCAGCCCTGTACCCGGCGTATCCCATTTGGCAAGTCGGTTCTTGGTTCCTGTTCCGTCTACCGTTCCCGATGATCCTGAATAGGTAATAACCCCAGTAGAACTGTTATAGCTGATCCCCCCAGTACCTGAAATAGACCCGCGTACCGCACTGGTGAAGTCAGTTATTTGAGAGGCAGTATGCGTATGGGACGAATTGGCTTTGCCGGATAACAGAGAGTCAACCTGAGATTCAGTATAGGCGTCTGTTATCCCATACCCTGCAATTGTTGTCGGCTTGCCCGTTACGTCGTTCCAGGGCATATTATTACAGGCAATCACAAGGTTTCCTGAACCCACAAGCCTGCTTAGAGGATCGCCGCCGAATGTAATGTTGTTGCCTGTTACGAGATTACCCTTTGAGAAGGTGTTCTCTTTTCCATTAAGCCCCGAATCGACATTTGCTTTCGTGTACACATCCGTAATACCGTAGCCGGCAACCGTAGTTGGCTTTCCTGTCACATCATTCCACGGCATGCTATTGCACGCTATAACCAAGTCCCCCGATCCCACAAGTCTGTTTACCCCTGATCCTCCGAAAGTGATATTGTCGCCAGTAACCAGGTTACCCTTTGGAAATGTGTTCTCCTTCGTTCCCAGTCCGATATTGAAATCACCGATCGTTACACCATCCACTATCCCAAACCCTGAAAGTGTTGTAGGCTTTCCGGTTACAATCGTCCATGGTATAGCGGTTGCCGAAATGGTCACATTACCCGCACCAATCAACCTGTCTGTCAGTGTGCCGGACAAGACAATATTTGAACCCTGCACAAGGCTGCCTGTCGTAATCTCGTGGGTGTGGCTTGTAGTGGTAACTGCATTGGTAGTGGATGCATCTAAGGTTGAAGGCGTACCCAGATCAATAACCCGGTTCGCTGATAAATCCCCGCCACTTCCCGCTGCCATACCATCGCCGCCAAGTATCTGTTTCGCGTTCACCCATGGTTTATCTGCAATTGCC
It includes:
- a CDS encoding DUF6169 family protein, coding for MSELYQYTFDPARKTYSFITRSEIKVTVAISRDRRWFSDNTEIKEVYSFDIVTDKPSLSIDIKIRNTIIKILSDRLADVSAVIVYFCDPFDGKGAKRSLKFDRWFSCLENKSIEKHNRQVFAIDEEIDEEGNTEKVETLLYTSMLLHNENPLYKTLIRVFYSGDDNVTDKL